The Bacteroidia bacterium genomic interval AGGAGATTCTCGGCCCATTGTAGATGAATGGGCTCGTGCAGGTGTATTAGCTGGACTGACAGCCATAGATGCGATCTGTATTTTTTCGGAGGAAACGCCTGCGAAATTGATCGAAGCAGTAGGTCCGGATATTTTGGTAAAGGGGGGCGATTATCAGATTTCAGAAATTGTAGGAGCTGATTATGTCTTGGCGAATGGGGGAGAAGTACAACGAATTGATTTTTTGCCCGGTCATTCGACGAGCAGGATCGTGGAGAAGATTAAGAAGGAGTAAATAACTTCGCCTGAAGGCCCAAGCTCCATCACCCTAAAACATGTTATAAAAAAAACGGGAGCCCAAAGGCTCCCGAGTAATCTGGATTGTGGTTGTGATTAGTCCATGATATAGGGATACTCACCCACATATACATCTTCGTACAATGCGCTGGGATCTGGATAAGGAGATTCTTCGGCAAAAGCTACACTTTTTTCCACTACCTCTTTTATCCTGTCAGCGATATCGTCAATTTTCTTTTTGTCAACCTTGGCTTCCTCAATCATGTATAGGTGAAGCTTGGCAATAGGATCGCGATCGCGGTATTTATTCAACTCTTCACGAGTCCTGTATTTCATTGGGTCAGACATGGAGTGTCCTTTGTAGCGGTAGGTTTTCATTTCTACCAGATAAGGACCCTTTCCACTACGGACATGCTCAACTACTTCTTCCATTTCTTCCATGACAGTCATCAAATCCATAGCATCGATGGGCTTGGATGGCATATCGTAAGAAAGACCTAGTTTATATAGTTCCGTTACGTTGGAGGTACGTTCTACAGAAGTACCCATCGCGTAATTGTTGTTCTCAATCACAAAGATCGTAGGAATTTTCCAAAGCATGGCCAGGTTGAAAGCTTCATGCAAAGCTCCCTGACGAGTTGCTCCATCTCCCATCATACATACACAAAGGGTATCTTTTCCTTTATACTTCTCAGCAAAACCAATACCTGCACCTAAAGGAATCTGGCCACCTACAATTCCGTGTCCACCTACAAAGTTGTGCTCCTTGGAGAAGAAGTGCATAGAGCCTCCTTTACCTTTAGAACAACCTGTAGCCTTTCCATAAAGCTCTGCCATGCAAGCATCAGCAGAAACTCCACGAGCCAATGCCGGACCGTGATCGCGATAAGCTGTGATCATATGATCATCGGGACGGATAACTTCCTGCAAGCCAGTAGAAACGGCTTCTTGTCCTATATATAAATGACAAAATCCCCTGAATTTTTGCTGCATGTACAGCTGGCTGGCTTTTTCTTCGAATTTCCGCTGAAGGAGCATGGATTCATACCACTCCAACAACTTCTCTTCACTATACTTAGCTTTGGTAGATTTAGAGCCTTTTTTGGCTCTGGCTTTCGTTGTCGCCATATTTAATATGGAATTGAATTTCTCTCTAAAATCAGAACGTGAAATTGCCTATTCTTGCCATGAATTACAAATAAATTCGCCATTTTTGGAATCGAAGTCGGCCAGGCTACATGAGGCTTTGTCGATTTTGATCTGACATATCAAAATCCTGAATACCTTTGTATATCCAATCCCTATATCTCAACAATTTTAGAAATTACGAGGAGCTAAAACTGGACTTTAGTTCGGGGATCAATTGCTTTTGCGGACCCAATGGTGCAGGTAAGACCAATATCCTGGATGCAATCCACTATTTGGCACTTACCCGGGGATTTAGAAACAATCAGGACAGGCAAGCAGTCAAGAAAGGAGAGCAATACTTTCTGGATCAGGGAGAAATACAGCAAGGGGAGCATAGTTGGCAGGTGCAATGTAATTTTGCTCAGGGAAAAGGAAAGCGGCTTATCGTCAATAAAAAGACTCTTCGGAAATTGAGTGAGCATATCGGACGTATCCCTTTAGTAGCCATTTTGCCACATGATACCGAACTTATAAATGGCCCCTCCGCCGGACGCAGGCGGTTTCTTGATGTTCTCATCTCACAGTATGATTCGGCTTATCTCAGGCATCTGATTCAGTATGATAAGATTTTGGCCCAAAGGAATGCTTTGCTCAAGCAATTTGCAGAAGATAGACGCTGGGATGAGGAACAAATGGAGCTATGGGATGCTCAGCTTATCCCACATGGGATAGGAATTCATGGCGGACGCTCTCAATTCATCGAGGATTTTCAACCGATTTTTGCTGAGTATTTTAAAGAAATTGTGGCTGAAGATGAAGTGCCTCGTTTGACTTATTATTCACAATTGGAAGAAAATACAGAGGCCGGCTGGATCGATTTGTTGAAAAACAATCGCATGAAGGATCAGGTCAATCAATATACAGGTGTGGGAGCGCATCGGGACGATCTAAGGTTTTATATCGATGAGCAATCGGTCCGCAATTTTGGATCACAAGGACAACAAAAGACCTTTATTATTTCTCTTAAACTGGCTCAATATCAGTTGCTGGAAGCGCATAAAGAGATTAGTCCTGTCCTCTTGCTGGATGATATTTTTGATAAACTGGACGATCAAAGATTGGGGAGAATTGCAGCGATACTGGATCAAAAGTTGAAGGGACAAACCTTTATCACGGATACTTCTTATGAGCGGCTCGCAAAAGTATTTGATACAAAATCATCCGGCGAGTTACGATTTTTTTCAGTAAATAGCGGAGAGGTAGAATACCTGGATCAAGCAGAAACATCTTAGGGCAAATGGCAGATAAATATATGAGCCTCGGGGAGGCGATACAGGCTTTTCTGGATACACATGGTATCAAGGATCAAACCAGTGTACAGACCGTGATCAATGAATGGGAACAGATCATGGGGAAGCCTATTGCCCAGAATACAGAAAAGATGTGGTTCAATAGAAATACCCTTTACATCAAGATGAAATCCCCGGTTTGGCGAAATGAACTTCAAATGGCCCGATTGAAAATAAAGAAAATCGTCAATGAGAAGATGAAGAAGGAGTTGATTAAAGAAGTGAAAATCATGTAGATTCTCGCCAGTTTTTTAGGGGAAAGCCCAGCATACCTAAGTGCTGAAATATGATCGCTGTATAAAGATTGAAAAAAAACTCCTACTTCGTTTGTCGAAGCGAACAATCATCCTCTAAAAAGCAGAATTAGCATCTTCAATTCTGCTCAACAAATTTCCCCACCCATTCCGACTTTCTGAGAAAAAGTGTCTCCTTTCAATGAAGTAGTTCAAATCTGTACTACAGCAAAGACCTGCATTACTATAAATTAAATACTCGGAAAAAGAAGAAGATGAAATTTCTCAGATTGATTCTGTGGACTCTAATGCTTGTGAGTTTGGGTAGGCTTTCTGCCCAAACCGAGGATCCCTATCGAGATTTGTATACAGAGCATTGTGCGGCTTGTCATGGCAAAAATATGGAAGGAAGTGCACATGCTTCTCGACTTCTGGGTGCACAACTCAGGCATGGGGAGAAATTGGAGGACTTAAAGAGAGGGATAGGAAAGGGATATTTGGATAAAGGTATGCCTGCCTATCAGGAAATGCTTTCGGAAGGGGAAATCAGTGGGATTGCCATTTATATCTCGGAAAAGAGGAAGTCCTTTTCTATGAATGATTATAAGATCAAAAAGAAATTACAGATTCCGACAAAGACTTTTGAAAGTGAGAAGCTAAACTTTCGACTAAAAACCATGATCAAGGATCTGGATCCATGGCCTTATTCAATTGCCCCATTGCCTGATGGCGGATTTTTGCTTTCAGAAAAAATGCGAGGACTGAGTATCATTTCCCCTGAAATGAAACAGTCTCAACTCATTGAAGGGCTTCCGGAATTTTCTTCTCAGGATGAAGCAGAGAAAGATAGCCTTGGACTGGTGTATGGCCTGGGGTATATATTAGATGTCGCCCTCCATCCTGACTATAAAGAAAATGGATGGGTGTATATCAGCTATGGAGATCGCTGTAAAAAGTGCAACAATCTGAGCAGGTATTATTATGATGGATATGTCTCCATGCTTCGCATAATCCGGGGACGTATCGAAGACCATAGATGGGTGGATCAGGAAGTGATTTGGGAGGTGAAAAAGGAGTTTTATACGCCGATGGCAGAAACAACTTTAGGAGGAAGGCTGACTTTTGATGGGAAAGGGTATCTGTATTTCAGTTTGGGAGCCAAACTTTACCTTCCTCACAATCCTTCGACCGTAGAGTCTTTCAATGGGATTCAAAGTCTCAAGCAACCTTACGGCAAAATTTACAGAATACAGGAGGATGGTCGCGTACCGAGGGACAACCCCTTTGTGGGAACAAAAGA includes:
- the rfaE2 gene encoding D-glycero-beta-D-manno-heptose 1-phosphate adenylyltransferase, giving the protein MTSSHKILSLPDLLRKLNTWRIRGDKVVFTNGCFDLVHMGHVQYLEAARSLGDRLVLGLNSDSSVRELKGDSRPIVDEWARAGVLAGLTAIDAICIFSEETPAKLIEAVGPDILVKGGDYQISEIVGADYVLANGGEVQRIDFLPGHSTSRIVEKIKKE
- a CDS encoding DUF721 domain-containing protein, with amino-acid sequence MADKYMSLGEAIQAFLDTHGIKDQTSVQTVINEWEQIMGKPIAQNTEKMWFNRNTLYIKMKSPVWRNELQMARLKIKKIVNEKMKKELIKEVKIM
- the recF gene encoding DNA replication/repair protein RecF — encoded protein: MYIQSLYLNNFRNYEELKLDFSSGINCFCGPNGAGKTNILDAIHYLALTRGFRNNQDRQAVKKGEQYFLDQGEIQQGEHSWQVQCNFAQGKGKRLIVNKKTLRKLSEHIGRIPLVAILPHDTELINGPSAGRRRFLDVLISQYDSAYLRHLIQYDKILAQRNALLKQFAEDRRWDEEQMELWDAQLIPHGIGIHGGRSQFIEDFQPIFAEYFKEIVAEDEVPRLTYYSQLEENTEAGWIDLLKNNRMKDQVNQYTGVGAHRDDLRFYIDEQSVRNFGSQGQQKTFIISLKLAQYQLLEAHKEISPVLLLDDIFDKLDDQRLGRIAAILDQKLKGQTFITDTSYERLAKVFDTKSSGELRFFSVNSGEVEYLDQAETS
- the pdhA gene encoding pyruvate dehydrogenase (acetyl-transferring) E1 component subunit alpha; the encoded protein is MATTKARAKKGSKSTKAKYSEEKLLEWYESMLLQRKFEEKASQLYMQQKFRGFCHLYIGQEAVSTGLQEVIRPDDHMITAYRDHGPALARGVSADACMAELYGKATGCSKGKGGSMHFFSKEHNFVGGHGIVGGQIPLGAGIGFAEKYKGKDTLCVCMMGDGATRQGALHEAFNLAMLWKIPTIFVIENNNYAMGTSVERTSNVTELYKLGLSYDMPSKPIDAMDLMTVMEEMEEVVEHVRSGKGPYLVEMKTYRYKGHSMSDPMKYRTREELNKYRDRDPIAKLHLYMIEEAKVDKKKIDDIADRIKEVVEKSVAFAEESPYPDPSALYEDVYVGEYPYIMD
- a CDS encoding PQQ-dependent sugar dehydrogenase, whose translation is MKFLRLILWTLMLVSLGRLSAQTEDPYRDLYTEHCAACHGKNMEGSAHASRLLGAQLRHGEKLEDLKRGIGKGYLDKGMPAYQEMLSEGEISGIAIYISEKRKSFSMNDYKIKKKLQIPTKTFESEKLNFRLKTMIKDLDPWPYSIAPLPDGGFLLSEKMRGLSIISPEMKQSQLIEGLPEFSSQDEAEKDSLGLVYGLGYILDVALHPDYKENGWVYISYGDRCKKCNNLSRYYYDGYVSMLRIIRGRIEDHRWVDQEVIWEVKKEFYTPMAETTLGGRLTFDGKGYLYFSLGAKLYLPHNPSTVESFNGIQSLKQPYGKIYRIQEDGRVPRDNPFVGTKDAIESIWTIGHRSPQGLEYDQQTNSLWGTEMGPRGGDEVNYLQKGLNYGWPLVSQGVNYTGTKVEFGKLMKMNPDEMELEEPVVDLTPSPAVSSFAICRSDKYPFWEGNLIVGSLKATQLYRMEVQEGKLIQQELLLDELARIRDVEMGFDGYLYLLLEHVNGGQILRVEAVE